In a single window of the Synergistaceae bacterium genome:
- a CDS encoding sugar ABC transporter substrate-binding protein, with amino-acid sequence MKKFSVMACVLFLVLGMASLAGAKEVKVGFVATNFSSESHARVANAFEKLAKEKGWTSVMLNSAGSIDTQATQLENLLQMKVDAVVLAMGHPQEIRPALEKLFAAKIPVITIDTGYVEGVVTDIRSDNFEIGSKMSTYLVDSLGGNGNIIVIKFEKHQGSRMRGKVMDAVLSEFPGIKVLAEYSVVATGRFMDDTRSAMETYATRFGDQIDGVWCAFDQLAYAAGDVLTERVKGKKIVIVGADGNQETFRRIGEGLMTATVAQPFEEISAVAADLVQKIVVEGKDPKEAASGRRTYYVPTVLRDATNLPK; translated from the coding sequence GTGAAAAAATTTTCTGTGATGGCGTGCGTTTTGTTTCTGGTGTTGGGAATGGCGTCTCTGGCCGGAGCGAAGGAGGTCAAGGTGGGGTTTGTGGCCACCAACTTCTCCTCGGAGTCTCATGCCCGGGTGGCCAACGCCTTTGAAAAGCTGGCCAAAGAAAAGGGATGGACGTCCGTGATGCTGAACTCGGCGGGATCCATCGACACACAGGCCACTCAGCTGGAAAACCTGCTTCAGATGAAGGTGGACGCGGTGGTTCTGGCCATGGGGCACCCCCAGGAAATCCGCCCCGCTCTGGAAAAGCTCTTCGCGGCGAAGATCCCCGTCATCACCATCGATACGGGCTATGTGGAAGGCGTCGTCACCGACATCAGGTCCGACAACTTCGAGATCGGCTCGAAAATGTCCACGTATCTGGTGGATTCGCTGGGCGGCAACGGCAACATCATCGTCATCAAGTTCGAGAAGCATCAGGGGAGCCGTATGCGGGGCAAGGTCATGGACGCGGTGCTGAGCGAATTTCCCGGAATAAAGGTTCTGGCGGAGTACAGCGTCGTGGCCACGGGGCGCTTTATGGACGACACCCGTTCCGCCATGGAGACCTATGCCACGCGCTTCGGCGACCAGATCGACGGCGTGTGGTGCGCCTTCGACCAGCTGGCCTACGCCGCCGGCGACGTGCTGACGGAGCGCGTGAAGGGGAAGAAGATCGTCATCGTCGGAGCCGACGGCAATCAGGAGACGTTCCGCCGCATCGGCGAGGGCCTGATGACCGCCACGGTGGCCCAGCCCTTCGAGGAAATCTCCGCGGTGGCCGCGGACCTCGTCCAGAAAATCGTGGTGGAGGGCAAGGACCCGAAGGAAGCCGCCAGCGGCAGGAGAACTTACTACGTGCCGACGGTCCTTCGGGACGCCACCAACCTTCCGAAGTAA
- a CDS encoding ABC transporter permease, with the protein MSADREKIRGGLSRYGTILALMILGVVFLVFIPGFANLQNILNIFYQIALLTVISEGFTMCLIVGELDLSFPNVASLSGALAAGLIFGGMSPLPAVLICLAVGAAFGIAAGLLVTRVGISSLITTLASGIIAGGMVYMYTKGVSFYGQMPESFLRLGRGYVGPVPSLIAIMLTVVVLAQIFVSCTKAGKYMQATGANPTAARMAGVNTDFYKVLAMTMTGVGAAFTGVLLTSKLGSANPEGAAGFMMDAFASALLGMTVLSMGRANPFGTFVGALIIGVINNGMTLAGAPYYQQDITKGVIILFSVALTSMQSRRLAGG; encoded by the coding sequence ATGAGTGCCGACAGAGAAAAAATCCGGGGAGGACTTTCGCGCTACGGGACCATTCTGGCGCTGATGATCCTCGGAGTCGTCTTTTTGGTCTTTATTCCGGGGTTTGCCAACTTACAGAATATCCTCAACATTTTTTATCAGATTGCCCTTCTCACCGTGATCAGCGAGGGGTTCACCATGTGCCTGATCGTCGGGGAGCTGGACCTTTCCTTTCCCAACGTGGCGAGCCTGTCGGGGGCGCTGGCGGCCGGGCTGATCTTCGGTGGCATGTCCCCCCTGCCGGCGGTGCTGATCTGCCTGGCCGTCGGAGCCGCCTTTGGGATCGCGGCGGGGCTGCTTGTGACCCGGGTGGGCATTTCCTCGCTGATTACGACCCTGGCCTCGGGGATCATCGCCGGGGGCATGGTCTATATGTACACGAAGGGCGTTTCGTTCTACGGGCAGATGCCGGAAAGCTTTCTGCGACTGGGACGGGGATATGTGGGACCCGTGCCCTCTCTCATCGCCATTATGCTGACGGTTGTGGTTCTGGCCCAGATTTTCGTCTCCTGCACGAAGGCCGGAAAGTACATGCAGGCCACCGGAGCCAACCCCACGGCGGCCAGAATGGCGGGGGTGAACACCGATTTTTACAAGGTTCTGGCCATGACCATGACGGGGGTGGGGGCGGCCTTCACCGGCGTTCTGCTCACCTCCAAGCTGGGGTCCGCGAACCCCGAGGGCGCGGCGGGGTTCATGATGGACGCCTTCGCGTCGGCGCTGTTGGGGATGACCGTTCTTTCCATGGGCCGGGCAAACCCCTTCGGAACCTTCGTGGGGGCGCTCATCATCGGGGTTATCAACAACGGCATGACCCTGGCCGGAGCCCCCTATTATCAGCAGGACATCACGAAAGGCGTGATCATCCTCTTTTCCGTGGCGCTCACGTCCATGCAGAGCAGGCGTCTGGCGGGAGGATAA
- a CDS encoding sugar ABC transporter ATP-binding protein, which translates to MAVLETLELSKRFPGVLALDRFDIAFEAGQVHALVGENGAGKSTLVKVLSGIYPPSSGTMLWEGRPIRFASPRAAGKFIGVVHQERELIPHFSGYENLFLGLEYTSFGFLQKKRMIQESQKFLEKYRMNVDLTRPAAELSSGQQEMLVILKVLFRDPRVVIFDEPTAPLSVAECEILFSLIQDLRNDGRAILYISHHLSEVLRIADTVTVMRNGRRVTTLGAGETDEEGLIRFMIARDLGNQYPRFAATPGKEVFAAEGYSAPRAGVRDVTFSIRAGEIVGFAGLVGAGRTELAKSVFLGSRDAEGTLRLDGKPFRAKSAGDSIRRGVVMIPENRREEGLITDMDVGCNLTFPTLDQYAAWGFVRAKQAGRTASEILEKYGIRAFGLSQPVRTLSGGNQQKVSVGKWDRAQARLWIFDEPTRGIDVDAKTEIYSIMGRMAASGAGVWFISSELRELTAIADRIYVMKEGRISGEYPPPYDRERILDSMIR; encoded by the coding sequence ATGGCGGTCCTCGAAACTCTGGAACTTTCGAAACGCTTTCCCGGCGTGCTGGCGCTGGATCGCTTCGACATTGCCTTCGAAGCGGGACAGGTCCACGCGCTGGTGGGGGAAAACGGCGCGGGCAAATCCACGCTGGTGAAGGTTCTTTCCGGCATTTATCCTCCCTCGTCGGGGACGATGCTCTGGGAGGGCCGCCCCATCCGTTTCGCCTCTCCCCGGGCCGCGGGAAAGTTCATCGGAGTCGTCCATCAGGAAAGAGAGCTGATTCCGCACTTTTCCGGCTATGAAAATTTGTTTCTCGGCCTCGAATACACTTCTTTCGGATTTTTACAAAAAAAGCGCATGATCCAAGAATCTCAGAAATTTCTGGAAAAATACCGGATGAACGTGGACCTCACCCGCCCGGCCGCGGAGCTGAGCAGCGGACAGCAGGAGATGCTGGTCATCCTCAAGGTTCTTTTTCGGGATCCCCGGGTGGTCATCTTCGACGAGCCCACCGCGCCCCTGAGCGTGGCGGAGTGCGAAATTCTCTTCTCGCTCATTCAGGACCTCCGGAACGACGGGCGGGCCATTCTCTACATTTCTCACCACCTGTCGGAGGTGCTGCGCATCGCCGACACCGTCACGGTCATGCGCAACGGCCGCAGGGTGACGACGCTGGGGGCCGGAGAAACGGACGAGGAAGGGCTGATCCGCTTCATGATCGCCCGGGACCTGGGCAATCAGTACCCCCGATTCGCGGCCACGCCGGGGAAAGAGGTCTTTGCCGCGGAGGGATACAGCGCCCCCCGGGCCGGCGTGCGGGACGTGACCTTCTCCATTCGGGCCGGGGAGATCGTGGGCTTCGCCGGACTGGTGGGGGCCGGACGGACGGAGCTGGCCAAAAGCGTTTTTCTGGGATCCCGGGACGCCGAGGGAACTCTCCGCCTGGACGGAAAACCCTTTCGCGCGAAAAGCGCCGGAGACTCCATCCGTCGGGGCGTCGTCATGATCCCCGAAAATCGCCGGGAAGAGGGCCTGATTACCGACATGGACGTGGGCTGCAACCTCACCTTTCCCACTCTGGACCAGTACGCGGCCTGGGGGTTCGTGAGGGCGAAACAGGCGGGGAGGACGGCCTCGGAAATTCTGGAAAAATATGGTATCAGAGCCTTTGGCCTTTCTCAGCCGGTGCGAACGCTTTCCGGCGGCAATCAGCAGAAGGTATCCGTGGGCAAATGGGACCGGGCTCAGGCCCGGCTCTGGATCTTCGACGAGCCGACGCGGGGAATCGACGTGGACGCCAAGACCGAAATCTACTCCATCATGGGCCGTATGGCGGCGTCCGGGGCCGGAGTGTGGTTCATCAGCTCGGAACTTCGCGAGCTGACCGCCATCGCGGACCGTATTTACGTCATGAAAGAGGGGCGGATCTCCGGGGAATACCCGCCCCCTTACGACAGGGAACGCATCCTGGACAGCATGATCCGCTGA
- a CDS encoding BtpA/SgcQ family protein — protein sequence MDVLKQVFGVEKPVLGMVHFLPLPGSPLYDEKGGIEKIRSAAMRDAETLARAGFDGISFSNEGDRPYLSSVDKTTVAVMASLISDISSKIKKPFGLSVLADPEAAIAVGLATGADYVRIFLSWVFVGDWGIVDPDAGRLQRLRRSVGGAKMKVFANISGHTEPLGGRSLRAIAAGAVKFGLADAVCLAGTTAGSPVSAEDLDQARAGSFGVPVIAGTGVGIDNAELMLNKSDAVIMGTSIKVGGDTFNPVDPERAAAFMEKARSVRASIKSGV from the coding sequence ATGGATGTGTTGAAGCAGGTATTTGGAGTGGAAAAACCGGTGCTGGGGATGGTTCATTTTCTTCCCCTGCCGGGATCGCCTCTTTACGACGAAAAGGGGGGAATCGAAAAAATACGGTCCGCGGCCATGCGAGACGCGGAAACTCTGGCCCGGGCGGGATTCGACGGAATTTCTTTCAGCAACGAGGGAGACCGGCCCTATCTCTCCAGCGTGGATAAAACCACGGTGGCGGTAATGGCGTCGCTGATCTCCGATATTTCCTCCAAAATCAAAAAGCCCTTCGGCCTCTCCGTGCTGGCGGATCCCGAGGCCGCCATCGCCGTGGGCCTGGCCACCGGAGCCGACTACGTAAGAATCTTTCTCTCCTGGGTTTTTGTGGGGGACTGGGGGATCGTGGACCCGGACGCCGGCCGCCTGCAAAGACTGCGCCGCAGCGTGGGAGGCGCGAAAATGAAGGTCTTCGCCAACATCTCCGGTCACACGGAGCCCCTGGGAGGCCGGAGCCTCAGGGCCATCGCCGCCGGGGCGGTGAAGTTCGGACTGGCCGACGCCGTCTGTCTGGCCGGCACGACGGCGGGAAGCCCTGTATCGGCGGAGGATCTGGATCAGGCCCGGGCGGGCTCCTTTGGCGTGCCGGTCATTGCGGGGACGGGGGTCGGCATCGATAACGCGGAACTCATGCTGAACAAAAGCGACGCTGTTATAATGGGAACCAGCATCAAGGTCGGGGGCGATACCTTCAACCCCGTGGATCCCGAAAGGGCTGCGGCTTTCATGGAAAAGGCCCGCAGCGTTCGTGCATCGATAAAATCCGGAGTCTGA
- a CDS encoding alkaline phosphatase, with amino-acid sequence MVKNRVLRKFLAAAILLVLLAAPRAEAGARYVFLFIGDGMGPVQRESAQLYLRGRLEAEGNPDASQATLVMNTLPAQGLIHTNNIEGKLTDSAAAGTALATGHKTQNGAISKNTETGELFDSIAVKARRRGMKVGIVTSSYIVDATPAVFYGHASHRSEYYLLGKQLSDSDFEYFGGGSFRDLSGPDGDLRDIARSKGYALTGSATESGSGAGKIFFVHPNLSTFNPGCMPYVIDGAEGPSLADFVRYGIRLLDSPAGFFLMTEGGRIDHACHSNDGAAAILETLAFDEAIKAAVDFMNTRPAETLIVVTSDHETGGMTLDPAADARTLYRLAGRRASFEAGGGGNPPDAAAGITWTTNQHTARDIPVSAAGVHSDLFPGEYENTEICNKLLEAIEAAE; translated from the coding sequence ATGGTGAAGAACCGAGTGTTGCGTAAATTCCTCGCGGCGGCGATCCTGCTGGTGTTGCTGGCGGCTCCCCGCGCGGAAGCCGGAGCGAGATATGTTTTTCTGTTCATCGGCGACGGAATGGGACCTGTTCAGCGGGAAAGCGCTCAGTTGTACCTGCGGGGACGGCTGGAGGCCGAGGGAAACCCGGACGCGTCCCAGGCGACTCTGGTGATGAACACCCTGCCCGCGCAGGGGCTCATCCACACAAACAACATCGAGGGTAAACTCACCGACTCGGCCGCCGCGGGAACGGCGCTGGCCACAGGGCATAAAACGCAGAACGGCGCCATCTCGAAAAACACGGAAACGGGGGAGCTGTTCGACTCGATTGCCGTCAAAGCCCGGCGCAGAGGGATGAAGGTCGGCATCGTCACGTCCTCGTATATCGTCGACGCCACTCCCGCCGTTTTCTACGGTCACGCCAGCCACCGGAGCGAGTATTACCTTTTGGGGAAACAGCTTTCGGACAGCGATTTCGAATACTTTGGCGGAGGGAGCTTCCGGGACCTCTCCGGTCCGGACGGAGACCTTCGGGACATCGCCCGGTCGAAGGGATACGCCCTGACCGGCAGCGCAACGGAGAGCGGGTCCGGCGCCGGCAAAATATTCTTCGTTCATCCGAACCTTTCGACTTTCAACCCCGGCTGTATGCCTTACGTCATCGACGGAGCGGAGGGCCCCTCTCTGGCCGACTTCGTGCGGTACGGCATCCGTCTGCTGGACAGCCCGGCGGGCTTTTTCCTCATGACCGAAGGGGGACGTATCGACCACGCCTGTCACTCCAACGACGGAGCGGCGGCGATTCTGGAGACTCTGGCCTTCGACGAGGCGATAAAGGCGGCCGTCGACTTCATGAACACGAGACCGGCGGAGACCCTGATCGTCGTCACCAGCGATCATGAAACGGGCGGAATGACCCTCGACCCCGCCGCTGACGCCCGAACCCTGTACAGACTGGCGGGGCGGAGGGCGTCCTTCGAGGCCGGCGGCGGCGGAAATCCCCCGGATGCCGCGGCGGGAATCACTTGGACCACCAACCAGCACACGGCCCGGGACATTCCGGTTTCCGCGGCGGGCGTTCACTCGGACCTCTTCCCCGGGGAATACGAAAACACCGAAATCTGCAATAAACTGTTGGAAGCCATCGAGGCCGCCGAATAA
- a CDS encoding PDDEXK nuclease domain-containing protein produces MSKALPLDKNYTAWLLDLKSRIRQSQIKASVRVNSALLELYWSIGADIVAKKAESVWGSGVLRRISQDLREEFSDSQGFSVTNLKYMKMFFVFYSKRMDLLHQSGVKLADRSKLRTLQIGHQTDDQTANPSEMNDQSSDFSHQVGDHIAFPVLLGLVPWRHHVEIFSRCKSIEEALFYVHATIQNGWSRAMLQNFMDTGLYARQGKAIDNFSKLLPHPQGDLAHEILKDPYNFDFITLTQDYREKELEDALTSNITKFLLELGQGFAYVGRQIPLIVGEKEFFIDLLFYHLELRCYIVIELKAGEFQPEDAGQLAFYVTAVNHLKKKDSDNQTVGMIICRTKDNIVAQYSLESSTQPIGISEYELSRLLPENYKSALPSIEEIESSLKTRILEELTS; encoded by the coding sequence ATGAGCAAGGCACTTCCACTCGACAAAAACTACACAGCGTGGCTTCTGGATTTGAAATCCCGCATCCGGCAAAGTCAAATCAAGGCTTCTGTTCGAGTAAACAGCGCTCTGCTCGAACTTTACTGGAGTATCGGGGCAGACATTGTAGCAAAGAAAGCAGAAAGTGTTTGGGGCAGCGGAGTTTTGCGCCGGATCAGTCAGGACCTGAGGGAGGAATTTTCAGATTCTCAAGGTTTTTCTGTGACGAATCTCAAGTATATGAAGATGTTTTTCGTATTTTACTCTAAACGAATGGATCTTCTACACCAGAGTGGCGTAAAATTGGCAGATAGATCGAAGCTGCGGACGCTGCAAATTGGTCACCAAACTGATGACCAAACTGCCAACCCATCAGAAATGAATGACCAATCGTCAGACTTTAGTCACCAGGTTGGTGACCACATCGCGTTTCCTGTATTATTGGGCCTTGTACCCTGGCGTCATCATGTTGAAATTTTCTCTCGCTGCAAATCCATTGAAGAAGCCCTGTTCTACGTCCATGCAACCATTCAAAACGGCTGGAGTCGCGCAATGCTTCAGAACTTTATGGACACCGGTCTGTACGCAAGACAGGGTAAAGCAATAGACAATTTTTCCAAACTGCTGCCTCACCCACAAGGCGACCTGGCCCACGAAATTTTGAAAGACCCTTACAATTTCGATTTCATCACGTTAACGCAGGATTACCGAGAGAAAGAACTGGAGGACGCTCTTACTTCAAACATCACAAAATTTCTTCTGGAATTGGGACAGGGCTTCGCGTACGTGGGAAGGCAAATACCGCTAATCGTGGGAGAGAAAGAATTTTTCATCGATTTGCTTTTTTACCATTTAGAATTGCGCTGCTACATCGTCATTGAGTTGAAAGCCGGGGAATTTCAACCTGAAGATGCTGGACAACTGGCTTTCTACGTGACGGCAGTGAATCATCTGAAAAAGAAAGACAGCGATAACCAAACTGTTGGCATGATAATTTGTCGCACAAAGGACAACATCGTCGCGCAGTACTCTCTGGAAAGCAGCACTCAGCCGATCGGCATCTCCGAATATGAGTTGTCGAGGCTTCTGCCGGAAAACTACAAATCTGCTCTGCCGTCCATAGAGGAAATTGAAAGCAGCCTGAAAACCAGGATTTTGGAAGAGTTAACGTCGTGA
- a CDS encoding toprim domain-containing protein has protein sequence MMDRKKTHADAAARTSRPAEEKAPDYAAYFRECQARISETDYPQRRGLSAEVVKRFGLGYDPRWKNPKAPSAPTTPRLIIPTGEESYTARDTRDDLTERQKEFSKMRAGKIRVFNVRALKEARKPVFVVESEIDALSILEVGGEAVSLGSIEFVTRFLGLLEREKPKQRLIIALDNDPRGNETARDLARGLAALEIPFYRHVWEGYKDANEALLGDRDAFREKIQAAEEAGRRDEEAERENYLQTSAARHLQNFMSDAVDGLDALFASFIPTGFKKLDRILDGGLFEGLYILGATGSNGKTSFALQIADQIARAGNDVLFFSLEMSRFELMAKSISRETFLAALRTDGDMKKARTARGVTTGTGDGGSRGPEEKKIVEAAMKTYGEYAGHIYISEGMGDTGTEQIREETEKHFSFTGNRPVVLIDCLQILAPGDSGTTDKQNMDKAAIDLKRISRDFRIPVLGIASFNRVKYGEAATMEAFGESEALEYSSDVVTGLQLRGAGEKNFDPDRAKDRDLREMELVILKNRNGPAGKRIDFEYYPLFNYFRETGDQTAAPLLDQKI, from the coding sequence ATGATGGACCGGAAAAAAACACACGCCGACGCGGCCGCCCGGACGTCCCGGCCGGCGGAGGAGAAAGCGCCGGACTACGCGGCGTATTTCAGGGAATGTCAGGCGCGGATCTCGGAGACGGACTATCCCCAGCGACGGGGACTTTCGGCGGAGGTCGTGAAACGTTTCGGACTTGGGTACGATCCCCGATGGAAAAACCCCAAAGCCCCCTCCGCCCCCACGACGCCGAGGCTCATCATCCCCACCGGCGAGGAAAGCTACACCGCCCGGGACACAAGGGACGACCTGACCGAGCGGCAGAAGGAATTCAGCAAAATGAGGGCCGGAAAAATCCGGGTATTCAACGTCCGGGCGCTGAAAGAGGCGCGAAAGCCCGTTTTTGTGGTGGAAAGCGAAATAGACGCCCTTTCGATCCTTGAGGTCGGAGGGGAAGCCGTCAGCCTGGGCAGCATAGAGTTCGTAACGCGGTTTCTGGGCCTTCTGGAGCGGGAGAAGCCCAAACAGCGGCTCATCATCGCGCTGGACAACGATCCCCGTGGGAACGAAACGGCGCGGGACCTGGCCCGGGGACTTGCGGCTCTGGAGATTCCCTTTTACAGGCACGTCTGGGAGGGTTATAAAGACGCGAACGAGGCGCTTCTGGGGGACAGAGACGCTTTTCGTGAAAAAATTCAGGCCGCGGAGGAGGCCGGACGCAGAGACGAGGAAGCGGAGCGGGAAAACTACCTCCAGACCAGCGCGGCCAGGCACCTTCAGAACTTCATGAGCGATGCGGTCGACGGCCTCGACGCCCTGTTCGCCTCCTTCATTCCCACGGGATTCAAAAAGCTCGACCGCATTCTGGACGGAGGGCTGTTCGAGGGGCTTTACATCCTCGGGGCCACCGGCAGCAACGGCAAGACCTCCTTTGCCCTGCAGATCGCCGACCAGATCGCCCGGGCCGGAAACGACGTTTTGTTTTTCTCTCTGGAGATGAGCCGGTTCGAGCTCATGGCAAAGTCCATCAGTCGGGAGACGTTTCTGGCGGCGTTAAGGACGGACGGCGACATGAAAAAAGCCCGAACCGCCAGAGGCGTGACCACGGGGACGGGGGACGGCGGCAGCCGCGGGCCGGAGGAAAAAAAGATCGTCGAGGCCGCCATGAAAACCTACGGGGAGTACGCGGGACATATTTACATCAGCGAAGGCATGGGCGACACGGGAACAGAGCAGATACGGGAGGAGACGGAGAAGCATTTTTCCTTCACCGGCAACAGGCCGGTGGTGCTGATCGACTGTCTTCAAATTCTCGCGCCCGGCGACTCCGGCACGACGGATAAGCAAAATATGGACAAGGCCGCGATAGATCTGAAACGCATCAGCCGGGATTTCAGAATCCCCGTTCTGGGGATAGCCAGCTTCAATCGCGTCAAATACGGGGAGGCCGCGACCATGGAGGCTTTTGGAGAGTCCGAGGCCCTGGAGTACAGCTCGGACGTGGTGACGGGCCTGCAGCTCAGGGGCGCGGGAGAGAAAAATTTCGACCCGGACAGGGCAAAGGACAGGGATCTCCGCGAGATGGAACTCGTCATCCTGAAGAACCGCAACGGACCGGCGGGAAAGCGAATCGATTTCGAGTACTACCCGCTCTTCAATTATTTCAGGGAGACGGGAGACCAGACCGCGGCGCCTCTTCTGGATCAAAAAATATGA
- a CDS encoding GNAT family N-acetyltransferase — MGNICVRPAVEADVPVILKFIRELAEYEKLLDQMVATEDSLRNWLFQQKKAEALMAEWDGQAVGYALFFHNFSTFLGRGGIYLEDLYVRPSARRKGIGRRLLRAVAAIARERRCGRLEWSCLNWNKPSIEFYLSLGAKPLDEWTIYRLTGEGIDRLAGSTSE, encoded by the coding sequence ATGGGAAATATCTGCGTCAGACCCGCCGTTGAGGCCGATGTTCCGGTCATTCTGAAGTTTATTCGGGAGCTGGCCGAGTACGAAAAACTGCTTGATCAGATGGTTGCCACAGAGGACAGCCTGCGGAACTGGCTGTTCCAACAGAAAAAAGCCGAGGCCCTCATGGCCGAATGGGATGGACAGGCCGTGGGTTACGCCCTGTTTTTTCACAATTTTTCCACCTTTTTGGGACGAGGTGGAATCTACCTCGAAGACCTGTACGTGCGCCCCTCCGCGCGGAGAAAAGGCATCGGGCGCCGTCTGCTGAGGGCCGTCGCCGCCATCGCCAGAGAGCGTCGCTGCGGGCGGCTGGAATGGAGCTGTCTGAACTGGAACAAACCGAGTATAGAGTTCTACCTGTCCCTCGGCGCGAAGCCCCTGGACGAATGGACCATCTACCGGCTCACCGGCGAAGGGATAGACCGGCTGGCCGGCAGCACGTCCGAATAA
- the citC gene encoding [citrate (pro-3S)-lyase] ligase, translating to MNEYSLAEIRLSDKRGLAEADQLLREEGIRRDATLDYLAGLYDEHCNLIAVGGCFLNTLRCLAVNGAHRGEGLMSKIVSHLVEFQVQRGNSSLFLYTKPDNERLFSDLGFYEIARVPGQVLFMENRQRGFACFLEHLALDKKPGRSCALVMNCNPFTLGHRYLVEQAAENNDTTHLFAVSENASLFPFPDRYAMIKAGCADLRNVILHRTGSYMISNAVFPSYFLKNEDAVVEVQARLDLAIFAKIAAALGVTRRYVGEEPFSQVTRLYNEIMLKALPEVGIECIVVPRKRLEGEPISASRVRQLIHDDRMEEVRALVPPGTFDYFSTPAGRETAARIRASSQVVHH from the coding sequence ATGAACGAGTATTCGCTGGCGGAAATTCGGCTTTCGGACAAACGGGGCCTGGCGGAAGCGGACCAGCTTCTGCGGGAGGAAGGGATACGACGCGACGCCACTTTGGACTACCTGGCGGGTCTTTACGACGAACACTGCAATCTGATCGCGGTGGGAGGCTGTTTTCTCAACACGCTGCGATGCCTGGCTGTAAACGGCGCGCATCGGGGAGAGGGTCTGATGAGCAAAATCGTCTCTCACCTCGTCGAGTTTCAGGTTCAGCGCGGCAACAGTTCCCTGTTCCTCTACACGAAACCCGATAACGAGCGTCTTTTCTCGGACCTCGGATTTTATGAAATTGCCCGGGTTCCGGGTCAGGTGCTCTTTATGGAAAATCGTCAGAGAGGCTTCGCCTGCTTCCTTGAGCATCTGGCTCTGGACAAAAAACCCGGCCGCAGCTGCGCTTTGGTGATGAACTGCAACCCCTTCACGCTGGGACACAGGTACCTGGTGGAACAGGCGGCGGAAAACAACGACACGACCCATCTGTTCGCGGTATCGGAAAACGCCTCCCTTTTTCCCTTCCCGGACCGATATGCCATGATTAAGGCGGGCTGTGCCGATCTCAGGAACGTCATTCTGCACAGAACCGGCAGTTACATGATCTCGAATGCGGTTTTCCCTTCCTACTTTCTGAAAAACGAGGACGCGGTGGTGGAGGTCCAGGCGCGTCTGGATCTGGCGATCTTCGCAAAAATCGCCGCGGCCCTGGGCGTCACCCGCCGGTACGTGGGGGAAGAGCCCTTCAGCCAGGTCACCCGGCTCTACAACGAAATAATGCTGAAGGCGCTTCCCGAGGTGGGGATCGAGTGCATCGTCGTGCCCCGCAAACGTCTGGAGGGCGAGCCCATCAGCGCCTCCCGGGTGCGTCAGCTCATCCACGACGACCGCATGGAGGAGGTGCGAGCTCTTGTGCCTCCAGGCACCTTCGACTACTTCAGCACGCCGGCGGGGCGGGAAACCGCAGCGCGCATCCGGGCCTCGTCCCAGGTGGTTCATCACTGA